In one Micromonospora polyrhachis genomic region, the following are encoded:
- a CDS encoding aldehyde dehydrogenase family protein — MQLSRTEIHLDGRWARPDGTEKIPVENPFTEEIIAEIPACTATDVDRAVTAARAAFDGWADTDPLDRAAALDRLYAALASRASTLAETISLELGTPQKFATRVQVGLPLTVLKSYVDLARQPDAAETIGNSLVLREPVGVVGAITPWNYPLHQVIAKLAPALAAGCTVVLKPSELTPLVAYQLFDAIDEARLPPGVVNLVTGTGPVVGEALAGHPDVDMVSFTGSTAVGRRISHLAADRIARVALELGGKSANIILDDADLPTAVRAGIANCFINSGQTCTAWTRMLVHRSRYAEALELAAQFAAGYQLGGPFEPATRLGPLVSATQRDRVRAHIERGLADGGRLVTGGLDAPVPERGHFVAPTIVADVDPDSALAQEEIFGPVLSVIAFDDLDQAVAIANNSRYGLAGAVFAGDDERALAVARRIRTGSVEINGGSFNPLAPFGGYKQSGIGRELGGHGLAEFTQLKAIQHRTVQQEAGQREAVQR, encoded by the coding sequence ATGCAGCTCAGCCGTACCGAAATCCATCTCGATGGCCGATGGGCGCGGCCGGACGGGACCGAGAAGATCCCGGTGGAGAACCCGTTCACCGAAGAGATCATCGCCGAGATTCCCGCCTGTACCGCCACCGACGTCGACCGGGCGGTCACCGCCGCCCGCGCCGCCTTCGACGGTTGGGCCGACACCGACCCGCTCGATCGGGCCGCCGCGCTGGACCGGCTCTACGCCGCACTCGCCTCCCGCGCCAGCACCCTCGCCGAGACCATCAGCCTCGAACTCGGCACTCCACAGAAGTTCGCCACCCGGGTCCAGGTCGGCCTCCCGCTGACGGTCCTGAAGAGCTACGTGGACCTGGCCCGACAGCCCGATGCGGCGGAGACCATCGGCAACTCGCTGGTGCTCCGCGAACCGGTCGGCGTCGTCGGTGCCATCACCCCGTGGAACTACCCACTGCACCAGGTGATCGCCAAACTGGCCCCCGCGCTCGCCGCCGGCTGCACCGTGGTGCTGAAACCGAGCGAGCTGACCCCGCTGGTGGCCTACCAACTCTTCGACGCGATCGACGAGGCCCGGCTGCCGCCCGGGGTGGTCAACCTGGTCACCGGGACCGGCCCGGTCGTCGGGGAGGCCCTCGCCGGGCATCCGGACGTGGACATGGTCTCCTTCACCGGCTCCACCGCCGTCGGCCGGCGGATCTCCCACCTGGCCGCCGACCGGATCGCCCGGGTAGCGCTCGAACTCGGCGGCAAGTCGGCGAACATCATCCTCGACGACGCCGACCTCCCCACCGCGGTCCGGGCCGGCATCGCCAACTGCTTCATCAACTCCGGCCAGACCTGCACCGCCTGGACCCGGATGCTGGTGCACCGTAGCCGATACGCCGAAGCCCTCGAACTCGCCGCCCAATTCGCCGCCGGATACCAGCTCGGCGGCCCCTTCGAACCAGCCACCCGACTCGGGCCGCTGGTCTCCGCCACCCAACGTGACCGGGTACGCGCACACATCGAGCGCGGCCTCGCCGACGGCGGTCGCCTGGTCACCGGCGGACTGGACGCACCGGTCCCCGAACGGGGGCATTTCGTCGCACCCACCATCGTCGCCGACGTCGACCCGGACAGTGCGCTGGCCCAGGAGGAGATCTTCGGGCCGGTCCTGTCGGTCATCGCCTTCGACGACCTCGACCAGGCCGTGGCGATCGCGAACAACTCCCGGTACGGCCTCGCCGGTGCGGTCTTCGCCGGTGACGACGAACGGGCCCTCGCGGTCGCCCGCCGGATCCGCACCGGCTCGGTGGAGATCAACGGCGGCTCGTTCAACCCGCTCGCCCCGTTCGGTGGCTACAAACAGTCCGGCATCGGCCGGGAATTGGGTGGGCACGGCCTCGCCGAGTTCACCCAGCTCAAGGCAATCCAGCACAGGACAGTCCAACAAGAGGCGGGCCAACGAGAGGCGGTCCAGCGATGA
- a CDS encoding alcohol dehydrogenase catalytic domain-containing protein, translating into MRALVVTGVGTEPAVTDIELPAPGPDEVRVRIRAAGVCHSDLSMMNGTVAAAYPLVLGHEAAGVVTEVGDDVRRVGVGDHVVLNWAPPCRQCWSCQHGEPWLCAQAGAPAVPRGHTTGGDPLHVTLGLGALAEEVVVSERAVIGVPAGLPFESAALLGCAVLTGVGAVTRTAAVAPGESVLVLGLGGVGLATVIAARAAGAGRIIAADLAEAKSELARAAGATDFLTSDDTLGKQIRALTDGRGVDHAFECVGRATTIRTAWRATRRGGQVTVVGMGAKDDLVALSALEIFHSARTLRSSVYGSSDPDRDVPELAASVLDGSLDLGPLITDRCELSEAPAAFARMARGEGARTVVHFD; encoded by the coding sequence ATGAGGGCGCTGGTCGTTACTGGCGTCGGTACCGAGCCAGCCGTCACCGACATCGAACTCCCCGCCCCCGGACCTGACGAGGTGCGGGTCCGGATCCGCGCCGCCGGGGTCTGCCACTCCGACCTGTCCATGATGAACGGAACGGTCGCGGCGGCGTACCCCCTGGTACTCGGACATGAGGCCGCCGGCGTGGTGACCGAGGTGGGCGACGACGTACGTCGAGTCGGTGTCGGCGACCACGTGGTGCTGAACTGGGCACCCCCGTGCCGGCAGTGCTGGTCCTGCCAGCACGGTGAACCATGGCTCTGCGCCCAGGCCGGCGCGCCAGCGGTGCCCCGGGGTCACACCACCGGTGGCGATCCGCTGCACGTCACGCTCGGTCTCGGTGCACTCGCTGAGGAAGTCGTCGTCAGCGAACGGGCGGTGATCGGTGTCCCGGCCGGACTGCCGTTCGAATCGGCCGCCCTGCTCGGCTGCGCGGTACTGACCGGGGTTGGTGCGGTCACCCGGACCGCCGCCGTCGCACCTGGCGAATCGGTGCTGGTTCTCGGGCTGGGCGGGGTGGGGTTGGCAACAGTGATCGCCGCCCGGGCCGCCGGTGCCGGGCGGATCATCGCCGCCGACCTCGCCGAAGCCAAGAGCGAGTTGGCCCGGGCCGCCGGGGCCACCGACTTCCTGACCTCCGACGACACGCTCGGTAAACAGATCCGGGCACTGACCGACGGGCGCGGGGTCGACCACGCCTTCGAATGCGTCGGACGGGCCACCACGATCCGTACCGCCTGGCGGGCCACCCGGCGTGGCGGCCAGGTGACCGTGGTGGGGATGGGTGCGAAGGACGATCTGGTCGCACTCAGCGCGCTGGAGATCTTCCACTCCGCCCGTACCCTGCGCTCCTCGGTCTACGGCTCCTCCGACCCGGACCGGGACGTACCGGAGCTGGCCGCCTCGGTGCTCGACGGGTCACTCGACCTCGGCCCGCTGATCACCGACCGGTGTGAACTTTCCGAGGCTCCGGCCGCCTTCGCCAGGATGGCGCGGGGCGAAGGTGCCCGTACCGTCGTGCACTTCGACTGA
- a CDS encoding helix-turn-helix transcriptional regulator: MQKAGLRGRATQCRAIINLIDEAASGTGGALLLHGELGLGKTTLLDQGSATATAHPAGFTVLAAKGLPDEATLPYAVLHRLLEPLVGQLPLLPTRQTQVLTRALTGEGCPEPDQLVLCQAVLGLLGTASAEQPLFCRLDDVPAADPPSLDVLAFAARRLRPYRVAMLFTSEVSATISDVPALQLTPLDPADSLARLADLIPDGLPGDAATTLARLARGNPQALTDLAVALTPAQRYGEEPLPTALPLDGVLGRSYRDRLRRLPTETRWLLLLAAADDVLDQPGLVRAAVASGTALSALAPAELAGLIRVDDQGVNFSPQLLRALVYRQAPLARRRTAHLLLARIIDTGPEQRLRRAVHLAAAADGPDEPLATELEQAAAAPTGTYATASAALERAAQLSDARTSAGRGNAANRLMTAARYAWLAGNPQRAHRLLFRVRAGGTDRAVQGRAWLLSGEMALRAGAAGEALDCLLTAAESLAPTDRQLALEALLRAGEAVSFSGEYHRYAEIARRAAGLRQPGAPDAVLLAQEHIAGSAAAFQGHHHAAAAHLRRAVTIATRSTDPAGLTVASVASLLAADDVAARNLASRAVARARASGDVSMLPRALELLSYAHYWCDPTGTTAVAAAQEGLTAAWESGQENSADNHRGMLAVLAAIRGDRAGALRHGQFPAGTQPERQRPWALRQWALAVLDLIDGRSPDAAARLHSLAQPGTGSGQLVVQVMATPYLIEAVAHSGAAAAVAPSVAAVSGLTPGSPTAVRARAVRALAVFDRWASGTGNPGRRAVSARCHALLAPRGGGVAEDYFREALHLHAAGGADFDWARTELLFGQELRRSRRPRAAREHLHRAAETFQRLGVPVWTQQAMAELRAAGATVPAPTVDVRTLTAQQLRIARLVVEGATNREVAARLHLSPRTIDHHMRNIFHRLGLRSRMELARVLR; this comes from the coding sequence GTGCAAAAAGCTGGCCTGCGTGGACGGGCCACGCAATGCCGGGCGATCATCAACCTGATCGACGAGGCCGCCAGCGGCACCGGCGGGGCCCTACTGCTGCACGGTGAACTCGGCCTGGGCAAGACCACACTGCTGGATCAGGGCAGCGCGACGGCCACCGCCCATCCCGCCGGGTTCACCGTCCTCGCCGCCAAAGGTCTGCCCGACGAGGCCACCCTGCCGTACGCCGTACTGCACCGGCTCCTCGAACCGCTCGTCGGGCAGCTCCCCCTCCTCCCCACCCGGCAAACCCAGGTGCTCACCCGGGCACTCACCGGAGAAGGCTGCCCCGAGCCGGACCAGCTGGTCCTCTGCCAGGCGGTGCTCGGGCTGCTCGGTACGGCCAGCGCCGAGCAGCCCCTGTTCTGCCGTCTCGACGACGTACCCGCCGCCGACCCTCCGTCGCTCGACGTGCTCGCCTTCGCCGCCCGTCGGCTGCGCCCATACCGGGTCGCCATGCTGTTCACCAGCGAGGTGTCGGCCACCATCTCCGACGTACCGGCGCTCCAACTGACTCCGCTCGACCCGGCCGACAGCCTGGCCCGGTTGGCCGACCTGATCCCCGACGGCCTGCCAGGCGACGCGGCCACCACCCTGGCCCGGCTCGCGCGGGGCAACCCGCAGGCCCTCACCGACCTGGCCGTGGCGCTCACCCCCGCCCAACGGTACGGCGAGGAGCCACTGCCCACAGCCCTGCCGCTCGACGGGGTGCTCGGCCGGTCGTACCGGGACCGGTTGCGCCGGCTCCCCACCGAGACCCGCTGGCTGCTCCTGCTCGCCGCCGCCGACGACGTACTGGACCAGCCCGGACTCGTCCGAGCCGCAGTTGCCTCCGGTACGGCACTCTCCGCCCTCGCGCCAGCGGAACTCGCCGGCCTGATCCGAGTCGATGACCAGGGCGTGAACTTCTCGCCACAACTGCTCCGGGCCCTGGTCTATCGGCAGGCACCGCTGGCGCGCCGACGCACCGCGCATCTACTGCTTGCCCGGATCATCGACACCGGTCCGGAGCAACGACTACGCCGCGCCGTGCACCTGGCCGCTGCCGCCGATGGGCCGGACGAACCGCTCGCCACCGAACTGGAGCAGGCCGCCGCAGCCCCGACGGGGACCTATGCGACCGCCTCAGCGGCGCTGGAACGCGCCGCCCAGCTCAGCGACGCCCGTACCAGTGCTGGGCGAGGTAACGCGGCGAACCGGTTGATGACCGCAGCCCGCTACGCCTGGTTGGCCGGCAACCCGCAGCGGGCCCACCGGTTGCTCTTCCGGGTCCGGGCGGGCGGCACGGACCGGGCGGTGCAGGGACGGGCCTGGCTGCTCAGCGGAGAGATGGCACTGCGTGCGGGCGCGGCTGGCGAGGCACTGGACTGTCTGCTGACCGCCGCTGAATCATTGGCTCCGACTGACCGTCAATTGGCCCTGGAGGCACTGCTGCGGGCCGGGGAGGCGGTCAGCTTCTCCGGTGAATACCACCGGTACGCCGAGATCGCTCGTCGGGCGGCCGGGCTACGCCAGCCCGGCGCCCCGGATGCCGTCCTGTTGGCCCAGGAGCACATCGCCGGTTCCGCCGCGGCCTTCCAGGGGCACCACCACGCCGCAGCGGCGCACCTGCGGCGGGCGGTCACCATCGCGACCCGGTCGACCGATCCGGCCGGGCTCACCGTGGCGAGCGTCGCCAGCCTGCTCGCTGCCGACGACGTCGCGGCCCGCAACCTTGCTTCCCGGGCGGTGGCGCGGGCACGGGCCAGCGGAGATGTCTCGATGCTGCCGAGGGCGTTGGAACTGCTCAGTTACGCCCACTACTGGTGCGATCCGACCGGGACGACAGCTGTGGCAGCAGCCCAGGAAGGTTTGACAGCAGCCTGGGAGAGTGGGCAGGAGAACAGCGCCGACAACCACCGAGGCATGCTCGCGGTCCTGGCCGCGATCCGGGGCGACCGGGCTGGGGCGTTGCGGCACGGCCAGTTCCCAGCCGGAACGCAACCGGAACGGCAGCGGCCGTGGGCGTTACGCCAGTGGGCGCTGGCGGTGCTCGACCTCATCGACGGCCGCAGCCCGGACGCCGCTGCCCGACTGCATTCCCTGGCCCAGCCCGGCACCGGCAGCGGGCAACTCGTCGTACAGGTGATGGCCACGCCGTACCTGATCGAGGCGGTTGCCCACAGCGGTGCCGCCGCAGCGGTGGCACCGTCGGTAGCGGCGGTGTCCGGGCTGACCCCGGGATCCCCGACGGCGGTGCGGGCGCGGGCAGTACGGGCGTTGGCAGTCTTCGACCGCTGGGCCAGCGGCACCGGAAATCCCGGTCGTCGGGCCGTTTCGGCCCGCTGTCATGCGCTGCTGGCACCCCGGGGAGGCGGGGTGGCCGAGGACTACTTCCGGGAGGCGTTACATCTGCACGCGGCGGGTGGGGCGGACTTCGACTGGGCCCGTACCGAACTCCTCTTCGGCCAGGAACTGCGTCGCTCGCGCCGACCCCGTGCCGCCCGGGAACATCTCCATCGGGCGGCGGAGACGTTCCAGCGGCTCGGCGTCCCGGTCTGGACCCAGCAGGCGATGGCGGAGCTGCGGGCTGCCGGTGCGACCGTCCCGGCCCCCACAGTGGATGTGCGGACGTTGACCGCCCAGCAGTTGCGGATCGCCCGGCTGGTGGTGGAGGGAGCGACCAACCGGGAGGTGGCCGCCCGCCTGCACCTCAGCCCGCGCACCATCGACCATCACATGCGCAACATCTTCCACCGGCTCGGCCTCCGCTCCCGGATGGAGCTGGCCCGTGTCCTGCGGTGA
- a CDS encoding TetR/AcrR family transcriptional regulator: MSDTDVPVRVDGRTARAERTRTAIVDAHLALIGEGDLRPTGERIAERAGVSLRALWTNFKDMETLFEASGERVLAEQKAAYQPIPVNLPLVKRVDAFCRQRARLLQLIAPSARAAQLREPTSAQLRRNRAKHIELLRNELTELFAVELDAAGQDRTQLLNALIAASMWPAWSMLRDGLGLGVDEARRTMTRTILALLAASD, encoded by the coding sequence ATGAGCGACACCGACGTACCGGTGCGGGTGGATGGCCGCACCGCGCGGGCCGAACGCACCCGGACAGCCATCGTCGACGCGCACCTGGCGCTGATCGGTGAGGGCGATCTGCGGCCGACCGGCGAGCGGATCGCCGAGCGGGCCGGGGTCTCGCTTCGGGCACTCTGGACCAACTTCAAGGACATGGAGACCCTCTTCGAGGCCAGCGGTGAGCGGGTCCTCGCCGAGCAGAAGGCGGCCTACCAGCCGATCCCGGTCAATCTGCCACTGGTCAAGCGGGTGGACGCCTTCTGCCGGCAACGTGCCCGGCTGCTCCAGTTGATCGCACCCTCGGCGCGGGCAGCCCAGTTGCGGGAGCCGACCTCGGCACAACTGCGCCGCAACCGGGCCAAGCACATCGAGTTGCTCCGGAACGAGCTGACCGAGTTGTTCGCCGTCGAACTCGACGCCGCGGGGCAGGACCGGACACAACTGCTCAACGCGTTGATTGCGGCGAGCATGTGGCCGGCCTGGTCGATGCTGCGCGACGGGCTGGGCCTCGGCGTCGACGAGGCCCGTCGGACGATGACCCGTACCATCCTGGCGCTGCTCGCCGCATCCGACTGA
- a CDS encoding acyl-CoA dehydrogenase family protein, whose protein sequence is MDFEFDGRTEELRAQLLDFMTEWVYPAEPVFADQARESGWSHPPILDDLRAEARRRGLWNLFLPGVYGAGLTNLQYAPLAEITGHSPSVAPAALNCAAPDTGNMEVLAEFGTEEQRKEWLEPLLDGRIRSAFAMTEPEVASSDASNIATRIERDGDDYVINGRKWFITGAMSPLCQIFIVMGKTDPDAPQHRQQSQILVPRDTPGVTVRRGMETFGFDDADHGGHAEIDFVDVRVPAKNLISTEGSGFAIAQARLGPGRIHHCMRLIGMAERALELMCRRVSNRQAFGGPLADQGVIQDWIAESRVRIEQARLLALKTAWLMDTVGNKGARTEIQAIKIVVPEMAQWVVDRAIQAHGAAGVSQDTPLARLWVAARTIRLADGPDEVHRRSLARRELRRHQPTDG, encoded by the coding sequence ATGGACTTCGAATTCGACGGTCGCACCGAGGAGCTGCGTGCGCAGTTGCTCGACTTCATGACCGAGTGGGTCTACCCGGCCGAGCCGGTCTTCGCCGATCAGGCCCGGGAGTCGGGCTGGTCGCACCCACCGATCCTTGACGACCTGCGGGCCGAGGCCCGCCGTCGCGGGCTCTGGAACCTCTTCCTGCCTGGCGTGTACGGCGCCGGCCTGACCAACCTGCAGTACGCCCCGCTCGCGGAGATCACCGGGCACAGTCCCAGCGTGGCACCGGCGGCGTTGAACTGCGCGGCTCCGGACACCGGGAACATGGAGGTGCTGGCGGAGTTCGGCACCGAGGAGCAGCGTAAGGAGTGGCTGGAGCCGCTGCTCGACGGGCGGATCCGGTCGGCGTTCGCGATGACCGAGCCGGAGGTTGCCTCCTCGGACGCATCCAACATCGCGACCCGGATCGAACGCGACGGCGACGACTACGTGATCAACGGTCGGAAGTGGTTCATCACCGGGGCGATGAGCCCGCTCTGTCAGATCTTCATTGTGATGGGCAAGACCGACCCGGATGCGCCCCAGCACCGGCAACAGAGCCAGATCCTGGTGCCCCGGGACACCCCGGGGGTCACCGTCCGCCGGGGCATGGAGACATTCGGCTTCGACGACGCCGACCATGGTGGACACGCCGAGATCGACTTCGTCGACGTACGGGTTCCGGCGAAGAACCTGATCTCCACCGAGGGATCCGGGTTCGCCATCGCCCAGGCGCGGCTCGGTCCAGGGCGGATCCACCACTGCATGCGGCTGATCGGCATGGCCGAACGAGCCCTGGAACTGATGTGCCGTCGGGTCAGTAACCGGCAGGCGTTCGGCGGTCCGTTGGCCGACCAGGGGGTGATCCAGGACTGGATCGCCGAATCCCGGGTCCGGATCGAACAGGCCCGGCTGCTGGCGCTCAAGACCGCCTGGCTGATGGACACGGTGGGTAACAAGGGGGCCCGGACCGAGATCCAGGCAATCAAGATCGTGGTGCCGGAGATGGCCCAGTGGGTGGTGGACCGGGCCATCCAGGCGCACGGTGCCGCTGGCGTCAGCCAGGACACCCCGCTGGCTCGGCTCTGGGTGGCGGCCCGGACCATTCGACTGGCCGATGGTCCGGACGAGGTGCACCGTCGGTCCCTGGCTCGGCGCGAACTCCGCCGGCACCAGCCAACGGACGGCTGA
- a CDS encoding phosphotransferase family protein, translating into MSARDAVSLPGLDLDRLRCYLDQHAPDLVDGELRADLMVGGRSNLTYAVTDGTSRWVLRRPPLGHVLATAHDMAREFRVLRALGPVGFPVPTTLLFCSAPAVLGAPFYLMEQVDGVVHRDPDELEQLGPDRVRALVLSLVETLADLHEVRPAGVGLADFGRVEGYNDRQVRRWKRQLDASRSRDVPGIEQLHDRLATAVPDCPDGTIVHGDFRLDNVLVGPAGEIRAVLDWEMSTLGDPLSDLALMLVYAGRPMLAVAGPARSALAVSGHPDTAEITAHYARRSGRDTSNMRWYVAFAAFKLAVILEGVHYRYVHGQTVGPGFDRIGAQVAPLVQQAHETLDAAV; encoded by the coding sequence ATGAGCGCGCGAGACGCAGTCAGCCTGCCCGGTCTGGACCTCGACCGGCTCCGGTGCTACCTCGACCAGCACGCCCCGGACCTGGTCGACGGTGAACTTCGGGCCGACCTGATGGTCGGCGGCCGATCCAACCTGACCTATGCGGTGACCGATGGGACGTCTCGCTGGGTGTTGCGCCGCCCACCGCTGGGCCATGTCCTCGCCACCGCACACGACATGGCTCGGGAGTTTCGCGTGCTGAGGGCGCTCGGCCCGGTCGGCTTCCCCGTGCCGACGACCTTGCTGTTCTGCTCGGCCCCGGCGGTGCTCGGTGCCCCCTTCTACCTGATGGAGCAGGTCGACGGCGTGGTCCACCGGGACCCGGACGAGTTGGAACAGCTCGGCCCGGACCGGGTGCGTGCCCTTGTGCTATCCCTGGTGGAGACCCTCGCCGACCTGCACGAGGTCCGGCCGGCAGGGGTCGGGCTGGCCGACTTCGGTCGCGTGGAGGGTTACAACGACCGGCAGGTCCGGCGCTGGAAGCGGCAACTGGACGCCTCCCGTAGCCGGGACGTACCCGGGATCGAGCAACTCCACGACCGGTTGGCCACGGCCGTACCCGATTGTCCGGACGGCACGATCGTGCACGGCGACTTCCGGTTGGACAACGTGCTGGTCGGCCCGGCCGGCGAGATCCGCGCGGTGCTCGACTGGGAGATGTCCACCCTCGGTGATCCGCTGAGCGACCTCGCGTTGATGCTGGTCTACGCCGGCCGCCCGATGCTCGCCGTCGCCGGCCCGGCGCGTTCGGCGCTCGCGGTCTCCGGCCATCCCGACACCGCCGAGATCACCGCGCACTACGCCCGACGCTCCGGCCGCGACACCAGCAACATGCGGTGGTACGTCGCGTTCGCCGCCTTCAAGCTCGCGGTGATCCTCGAAGGCGTGCACTACCGGTACGTACACGGTCAGACGGTCGGCCCCGGCTTCGACCGGATCGGGGCGCAGGTAGCTCCACTGGTCCAGCAGGCGCACGAAACATTGGACGCAGCGGTATGA
- a CDS encoding SDR family NAD(P)-dependent oxidoreductase — protein MTPVGLDLDDAVVVVTGGASGIGAALAERFVAAGARVVVNDLDVVAAERVAARIGALAIAGDAADADFVDRLVERVWTEYGALDLFCANIGIAPAGGLDASDETWARAWQVNVLSQVYAARALLPNWLADGQGRLLVTVSAAGLLTMLGNAPYSVTKHAALSLAEWLRASYEHRGITVQALCPQGVRTPMLARSGTMGSALLDDGALSADEVADAVLEALTDDRFLVLPHTEVADFYLRRAADPDRWLRAMNRLQQRHETARDRSRSQAAPAPPQRESS, from the coding sequence ATGACCCCCGTCGGGCTCGACCTCGACGACGCGGTGGTGGTGGTCACCGGCGGCGCGTCGGGTATCGGGGCCGCCCTCGCGGAACGCTTCGTCGCTGCCGGGGCGCGGGTCGTCGTCAACGACCTGGACGTGGTCGCCGCCGAACGCGTCGCAGCCCGGATCGGTGCCCTGGCCATCGCGGGTGACGCCGCAGACGCCGACTTCGTCGACCGGCTGGTCGAACGGGTCTGGACCGAATACGGTGCACTGGACCTCTTCTGCGCCAACATCGGCATCGCCCCGGCCGGTGGCCTCGACGCGTCGGACGAGACGTGGGCGCGGGCGTGGCAGGTCAACGTCCTCTCCCAGGTCTACGCCGCCCGCGCCCTGCTGCCCAACTGGCTCGCCGACGGGCAGGGCCGACTGCTGGTCACCGTCTCCGCCGCCGGGCTGCTGACCATGCTCGGCAACGCACCGTACTCGGTCACCAAACACGCCGCGCTCAGTTTGGCCGAGTGGCTTCGGGCCAGCTACGAACACCGGGGCATCACTGTGCAGGCACTCTGCCCGCAGGGCGTACGGACTCCGATGCTCGCCCGGTCCGGGACGATGGGCAGCGCACTGCTCGACGATGGGGCCCTCAGCGCCGACGAGGTCGCCGACGCGGTGCTGGAGGCGCTGACCGACGACCGGTTCCTGGTGCTGCCGCACACCGAAGTGGCAGACTTCTATCTTCGGCGGGCCGCCGACCCGGACCGGTGGCTGCGCGCGATGAACCGCCTGCAGCAGCGACACGAGACAGCGCGGGATCGGTCCCGCTCCCAGGCGGCACCGGCACCGCCGCAGAGGGAGTCGTCATGA
- a CDS encoding SDR family oxidoreductase codes for MTAKTARPCVGRLAGRVALVTGASRGIGLAIAQRFVDEGARVVITGRKPVPLAEAVTALGGPSVAHGVPGAADDPEHRARAVTEATRTFGPLDILVNNAGINPVYGPLTGLDLDAARKIMEINTLAALGWVQQACATGFGDRDAAVVNISSVSASRPAANIAFYGVSKAALHQLTAALAVELAPRIRVNAVAPAVVKTRFAAALYAGRESEVAAGYPLARLGDPADVAAAVAFLASPDAAWITGQSLIVDGGLTIAGRVAE; via the coding sequence GTGACTGCAAAAACTGCGCGACCGTGTGTTGGTCGTCTTGCCGGTCGGGTGGCCCTGGTGACCGGTGCCAGTCGCGGCATCGGCCTGGCCATTGCCCAGCGGTTCGTCGACGAAGGAGCCCGAGTGGTGATCACCGGCCGCAAGCCGGTGCCGCTCGCCGAGGCGGTGACCGCCCTCGGCGGCCCGTCGGTGGCCCATGGCGTCCCAGGGGCAGCCGACGACCCCGAGCACCGAGCGCGGGCTGTCACCGAGGCGACCAGGACCTTCGGCCCACTCGACATCCTGGTCAACAATGCCGGCATCAACCCGGTATACGGGCCGCTCACCGGTCTGGACCTGGACGCGGCCCGGAAGATCATGGAGATCAACACCCTGGCGGCACTCGGCTGGGTCCAACAGGCCTGCGCGACCGGCTTCGGCGACCGCGACGCCGCCGTAGTCAACATCTCCTCGGTCTCGGCGTCGCGGCCAGCCGCCAACATCGCCTTCTACGGCGTCAGCAAGGCCGCACTGCACCAACTGACCGCCGCGCTCGCCGTCGAACTCGCCCCGCGGATCCGGGTCAACGCGGTCGCCCCGGCGGTGGTGAAGACCCGCTTCGCCGCCGCCCTCTACGCCGGGCGGGAATCCGAGGTCGCCGCAGGTTATCCGCTTGCCCGGCTCGGCGACCCGGCCGACGTCGCCGCCGCTGTCGCCTTCCTCGCCAGCCCGGACGCCGCCTGGATCACCGGACAGAGCCTGATCGTCGACGGTGGACTCACCATCGCCGGCCGGGTCGCCGAATGA